GGTGTGGAGATCCGCGCGGGTATAGGGTTCGGTGACGCCCAGGAGTCGCACCACGGTGACTTCGATGAGCTGGGTGGTCGGTGCGGGGCGGCCGTGTTGAAACACCACCAGTCCCGCCACGAACACCATGGCGCCAGAAACGAAGATGCGAAGCGGCGAGCGGCTCTCCCGCGATTGACTCATGAACCAGGCGCTGCCGAGGAAGCCCACCAGCAGGCCCGCCAGCACTTCGGATGGCGAATGCGCGTCGAGGGGGATGCGCGAGAAGCCGATCGCCGCGGCGAACATGAAGCCCGAGACGATCAGCAGGCCGCGCATCGGCTGCCGGCGATTGCGACCGACCAGCCAGGCCACGACGGGCCAGAAGGCCGCGGAAAGCGCCGAATGCCCGCTCAGGCCTGTGAAATCGGCGG
The nucleotide sequence above comes from Xylophilus sp. GOD-11R. Encoded proteins:
- a CDS encoding phosphatase PAP2 family protein; the encoded protein is MHFSAEPYTSSSWFSWSALTWFGDSGLLLPAAAALGLAFLIAPGSRAMAVRWAIAFGGVGLLTLVTKIAFMGWGIGSAAADFTGLSGHSALSAAFWPVVAWLVGRNRRQPMRGLLIVSGFMFAAAIGFSRIPLDAHSPSEVLAGLLVGFLGSAWFMSQSRESRSPLRIFVSGAMVFVAGLVVFQHGRPAPTTQLIEVTVVRLLGVTEPYTRADLHTGRI